A genomic window from Flavobacterium johnsoniae includes:
- the nadB gene encoding L-aspartate oxidase yields the protein MLKTDILIIGSGISGLFFAMKTAKKRPDLSIVIMTKKTAKNTNTQLAQGGIAVVTDLIKDSFNKHIHDTLRSGGGLCDKEIVNMVIKQAPERLQELIEIGTSFDKNEKGQWDLGLEGGHSQNRILHHKDSSGLEIERKLLKIIKSMPNIELLENHLVIDLNTEVKRNKTICTGAFFYEKKHNRIKYIRTRTVVLSTGGCGQLFENTTNPKIATGDGIAMAARAGAEIVDMQYMQFHPTALFTGKENPLFLISEAVRGFGAHIVNDEGKRFLFKYDIRGELATRDMVSNAIHKELKLSGKNHVYLDCRHLNKAEFYTHFPVIAAHCNELGIKPEKDLIPVVPAAHYQCGGIKVDENATTSIKNLYAVGECARTGLHGKNRLASNSLLEALVFAHQASENVDKTIAEFIFSSKILIPKFPKAHRVDDYMAFEILKKELQKLVTSFYTNEERDAELFFIKIKELHNYAVSLTESHEITIPFIEFSNMIATSLLIINQCKEAENKQMC from the coding sequence ATGCTTAAAACAGATATATTGATCATCGGTTCTGGTATTTCGGGATTATTTTTTGCGATGAAAACGGCAAAAAAACGCCCAGATTTATCTATTGTTATAATGACGAAAAAAACTGCTAAAAATACCAATACACAACTGGCTCAAGGCGGAATTGCTGTGGTAACCGACCTTATAAAAGACAGTTTTAATAAACATATTCATGATACGCTTCGTTCTGGAGGCGGTTTGTGCGACAAAGAAATTGTTAATATGGTTATTAAACAAGCTCCAGAAAGACTTCAGGAATTAATTGAAATTGGAACTTCTTTTGACAAAAACGAAAAAGGTCAATGGGATTTAGGACTCGAAGGCGGACATTCTCAAAACAGAATATTACATCATAAAGATAGCTCCGGATTAGAGATTGAGCGCAAATTGCTCAAAATCATCAAAAGCATGCCTAACATTGAACTTTTAGAAAACCATCTGGTGATTGACTTGAATACAGAAGTGAAGCGGAATAAAACGATCTGTACTGGAGCTTTTTTTTATGAAAAGAAACACAATCGAATCAAATATATAAGAACACGAACTGTTGTTTTAAGCACTGGCGGTTGCGGTCAGCTTTTTGAAAATACAACCAATCCGAAAATTGCAACTGGCGACGGAATTGCAATGGCAGCGCGCGCGGGAGCCGAAATTGTAGATATGCAATATATGCAGTTTCATCCAACGGCTTTGTTTACTGGAAAAGAAAATCCGTTGTTTTTAATTTCTGAAGCCGTAAGAGGTTTTGGCGCTCATATTGTAAACGACGAAGGAAAAAGATTTTTGTTTAAATATGATATTCGAGGTGAATTGGCTACACGAGATATGGTTTCTAATGCCATTCATAAAGAACTAAAATTGAGCGGAAAAAATCATGTTTACTTAGATTGCAGACATTTAAATAAAGCTGAATTTTATACTCATTTTCCAGTAATCGCGGCGCATTGTAATGAATTAGGAATAAAACCTGAAAAAGATTTAATTCCGGTTGTTCCTGCGGCTCATTATCAATGTGGCGGAATTAAAGTTGATGAAAATGCTACAACTTCTATTAAAAATCTTTATGCTGTTGGCGAATGCGCTAGAACTGGACTTCACGGAAAAAATCGTTTGGCATCAAATTCACTTTTAGAAGCTTTGGTTTTTGCACATCAAGCTTCAGAAAATGTAGATAAAACCATTGCCGAATTTATTTTTTCATCGAAAATATTAATTCCAAAATTTCCAAAAGCACATCGAGTTGATGATTATATGGCTTTTGAAATATTAAAAAAAGAATTGCAAAAATTGGTTACTTCATTTTATACCAACGAAGAACGCGATGCCGAATTGTTTTTTATAAAAATAAAAGAGCTTCATAATTATGCTGTTTCACTTACGGAATCGCACGAAATTACAATTCCGTTTATAGAATTTTCAAATATGATTGCGACTTCTTTACTTATAATAAACCAATGCAAAGAGGCAGAAAACAAACAAATGTGCTGA
- the nadA gene encoding quinolinate synthase NadA — protein MDKNFLRQEIIRLKAEKNAVILAHYYQNEEIQEIADFIGDSLELSKKAQQTNADVIVFAGVHFMAETTKILNPNKKVLLPDWEAGCSLADGCNPEDFKVFKEQYPDHIIVTYINCSAEIKAMSDLVCTSANAKKIIGSIPEEQKIIFAPDENLGNYLKKETKRDLVLWKGSCVVHEAFSLDKLIEIYTKNPNAKIAAHPESESHILKVAHYIGSTSGIINFIKTDPAAVFIVATEAGILHELSKAVRDKTLIPAPSTEDNSCACSECAFMKMNTLEKLYLCLKNESPEMKISEELRIEALKPIERMLELS, from the coding sequence ATGGACAAAAATTTTTTAAGACAGGAAATCATCCGATTAAAAGCAGAAAAAAATGCTGTAATTCTGGCTCATTATTATCAAAATGAAGAAATCCAGGAAATAGCAGATTTTATCGGTGATAGCCTTGAATTGTCTAAAAAAGCGCAACAGACAAATGCTGATGTTATTGTTTTTGCTGGAGTTCATTTTATGGCAGAAACCACTAAAATTTTAAACCCAAATAAAAAAGTATTATTACCAGATTGGGAAGCTGGTTGTTCGCTTGCAGATGGCTGTAATCCAGAAGATTTTAAAGTGTTTAAAGAACAATATCCCGATCATATTATAGTGACTTACATCAATTGTTCTGCCGAAATAAAAGCCATGAGCGATTTGGTTTGCACTTCGGCGAATGCAAAAAAAATAATCGGGTCAATTCCCGAAGAACAGAAAATCATATTTGCTCCAGATGAGAATTTAGGTAATTATCTCAAAAAAGAAACCAAACGTGACTTGGTCTTATGGAAAGGCTCTTGCGTAGTGCACGAAGCCTTTTCATTAGACAAATTAATTGAAATCTATACTAAAAATCCGAATGCGAAAATAGCAGCGCATCCTGAGTCTGAAAGCCATATTTTGAAAGTGGCGCATTATATCGGTTCTACTTCGGGCATTATTAATTTTATTAAAACGGATCCTGCTGCCGTTTTCATTGTGGCTACAGAAGCCGGTATCCTGCATGAGCTTTCTAAAGCGGTACGCGATAAAACGCTGATTCCGGCTCCTTCCACAGAAGACAATAGTTGCGCTTGCAGCGAATGTGCTTTTATGAAAATGAATACGCTTGAAAAATTGTATTTGTGCCTTAAAAATGAAAGTCCGGAAATGAAGATTTCAGAAGAGCTTAGAATAGAAGCTTTAAAACCAATTGAAAGAATGCTTGAATTATCATAA